In a genomic window of Polypterus senegalus isolate Bchr_013 chromosome 13, ASM1683550v1, whole genome shotgun sequence:
- the LOC120542622 gene encoding uncharacterized protein LOC120542622 isoform X3, with protein MSCGHATNPDSLTGWCRSLMDEGLYVFKCPALKDGTMQKCEAVWSYDEVRRLALLTDEEQADFEEKLAVMAAAEYCEFKQCPGCKTFVERKDLTNLSVHCIICTAQKGNSYDFCWQCLKVWKGPAPRSDRCDNEGCTNQELDALQSCPIISLPDTTIKDCPQIRACPTCGKLVEHNQKFCKNIRCRRCQVEFCFACLETKAVCKETGGEYYGLCAKPVAPRQMSIPVWSRRDT; from the exons ATGTCCTGCGGACATGCAACTAATCCAGATTCACTGACAGGATGGTGCAGAAGTCTAATGGATGAG GGGCTGTATGTTTTTAAGTGCCCTGCATTAAAAGATGGAACGATGCAAAAATGCGAGGCTGTCTGGTCTTATGATGAAGTCCGAAGGCTGGCATTGCTGACTGATGAGGAGCAGGCTGACTTTGAGGAAAAACTTGCAGTTATGGCTGCTGCCGAGTACTGTGAATTTAAGCAG TGTCCCGGGTGCAAGACCTTTGTGGAGAGAAAAGATCTGACCAACCTGAGTGTTCACTGTATCATATGCACAGCTCAAAAGGGAAATAGTTATGACTTCTGCTGGCAGTGCCTGAAGGTGTGGAAGGGACCAGCACCGCGATCTGACCGATGTGACAATGAAGGATGTACCAACCAGGAACTCGATGCCCTGCAGTCCTGCCCAATCATTAGTCTGCCTGACACAACAATAAAGGACTGCCCCCAAATCCGTGCTTGTCCTACTTGTGGGAAACTCGTTGAACACAATcagaaattttgcaaaaacatccGCTGTAGGAGGTGCCAGGTCGAGTTTTGCTTTGCCTGCCTGGAGACGAAAGCCGTGTGTAAGGAAACTGGCGGTGAATATTATGGCCTCTGTGCCAAACCGGTAGCTCCAAGGCAAATGAGCATTCCAGTTTGGAGCAGACGTGATACATAA